In one Salvelinus fontinalis isolate EN_2023a chromosome 16, ASM2944872v1, whole genome shotgun sequence genomic region, the following are encoded:
- the LOC129812890 gene encoding protein c-Fos-like: MFLNSELDSMSRCSTESPVGDTLMYDQKTQDYSFSWSSASPSESSAQDLCPDMDIPATSFVPTVTAISTTPDLQWMVQPTIITSVSPSLGSKQANEVQSSHQATPKVGGSRGKNTGRKGKIEQLSPEEEEKKRVRRERNKMAAAKCRNRRRELTDTLQAETDQLEEDKAALQIEIANLLKEKERLEIVLATHSSVCQIAEDLDSIFLEPSGSPELPPSPEGSKLHEDSGQEAPSLQDMDIPSDPSTAISGNSNILLCASAEVNICDLEPSLDMKEGLLDNLLPSMEEKVPTETARSVPDIDLSGSLGVTDWETLYKSVSNDLEPLSTPVVTSTPTCSSYLTIFTFSCPELDSLGEGFDGRKSGVGKAESVDILKSPTLLAL; encoded by the exons ATGTTTCTTAACTCTGAATTAGATTCAATGTCTCGCTGCAGCACAGAATCTCCTGTCGGGGACACCCTGATGTACGATCAAAAGACGCAAGATTACTCTTTCTCCTGGTCCTCAGCTTCGCCGTCAGAGAGCAGTGCACAG GATCTCTGCCCAGACATGGATATACCAGCCACTTCATTTGTTCCAACAGTGACTGCAATTTCCACTACCCCAGATTTGCAGTGGATGGTCCAGCCGACTATTATAACATCTGTCTCCCCATCTCTGGGTAGCAAGCAAGCCAATGAAGTGCAGAGCTCTCACCAGGCAACACCCAAAGTGGGCGGGAGCAGGGGAAAAAACACTGGCAGAAAGGGGAAAATCGAACAG CTCTCTccagaggaagaagagaagaagagggtgaggagagagaggaataaaatGGCTGCAGCCAAGTGTCGCAACAGACGGAGGGAACTCACTGATACACTGCAAGCT gAGACTGATCAGCTGGAGGAAGACAAAGCAGCTCTGCAGATTGAGATAGCCAATCTcctcaaagagaaagagaggctcGAAATTGTCCTCGCTACTCATAGCTCTGTGTGCCAAATTGCAGAAGACCTAGACTCCATCTTCTTGGAGCCCAGTGGGTCTCCCGAGCTGCCCCCCAGCCCAGAGGGGAGTAAGCTCCATGAGGACAGTGGCCAGGAAGCTCCCTCGCTCCAGGACATGGACATTCCCAGTGACCCGTCCACAGCCATCTCTGGGAACTCCAACATCCTACTCTGTGCCAGTGCTGAAGTAAACATCTGCGACCTTGAGCCCTCTTTGGATATGAAGGAGGGGCTCCTGGACAATCTGCTGCCCAGCATGGAGGAGAAAGTCCCTACAGAGACTGCCCGCTCTGTACCAGACATTGACCTGAGCGGTTCCCTTGGGGTTACGGACTGGGAAACCCTGTACAAATCTGTGTCTAACGACCTAGAGCCTCTGAGCACTCCTGTTGTGACCTCGACCCCCACCTGTAGCAGCTACCTGACCATTTTCACATTCTCCTGTCCCGAGCTCGACTCCCTTGGAGAGGGGTTTGACGGTCGCAAAAGTGGAGTGGGCAAGGCTGAATCTGTTGATATCCTCAAGTCTCCAACCCTGTTGGCCTTATAA